In a genomic window of Quercus lobata isolate SW786 chromosome 4, ValleyOak3.0 Primary Assembly, whole genome shotgun sequence:
- the LOC115986724 gene encoding salicylate carboxymethyltransferase-like yields MDSNAHNSIHENGHGHVLQVEKVFHMTSGVGEKSYSQNSALQKTVISKVRPVLEGTVRALYSKENFPRYFSVADLGCSSGPNTLIVTYEMIDAIVGLCRETGHSPPELMVFLNDLPSNDFNTDFKLLPDFYAMLKREKGNDVGPCFIAGMPGSFYGRLFPSKSLDFVHSSYSVHWLSKVPQGINNNKGNIYMGKTSPHNVFEAYLEQFQSDFSLLLRSRADEIKLGGQMILTFIGRSIKDPTSRDCCLVWELLAKCLLDMAAEGLIEEADIDTFNLPQYNPFIEEVKTIVEKEGSFVIDRLETFEVNLDANDNEENKNYVFDKFTCGQNVSRSYRAISESLLADHFGEAIIDDLFERYAERIGEHLSMEKIKNFNILISMERK; encoded by the exons ATGGATAGCAACGCCCATAATTCAATCCATGAAAATGGACATGGCCATGTCTTGCAAGTGGAGAAGGTTTTTCACATGACATCAGGAGTAGGAGAAAAAAGCTATTCCCAGAACTCAGCACTTCAA AAAACAGTGATATCCAAGGTAAGACCAGTGTTGGAGGGCACTGTCAGAGCTTTATATAGCAAGGAAAACTTTCCTCGTTATTTTTCCGTAGCAGACTTGGGTTGCTCTTCAGGACCCAACACACTTATAGTTACCTACGAAATGATTGATGCCATAGTCGGACTGTGCCGAGAAACTGGACACTCTCCTCCCGAGCTCATGGTGTTTCTAAATGACCTTCCAAGTAATGATTTCAACACTGATTTCAAATTACTGCCAgacttttatgctatgttgaagaGGGAGAAAGGCAACGATGTAGGGCCATGTTTCATAGCGGGAATGCCAGGGTCCTTCTATGGCAGGCTCTTTCCTAGCAAAAGCCTGGATTTTGTTCATTCTTCTTATAGTGTGCATTGGCTCTCTAAG gTACCTCAAGGGATAAACAATAATAAGGGGAACATATACATGGGGAAGACAAGCCCTCACAATGTATTCGAGGCATACTTGGAGCAATTTCAGAGTGATTTCTCACTTTTACTTCGCTCTCGTGCTGATGAAATAAAACTTGGAGGGCAAATGATTCTAACCTTTATTGGTAGGAGTATCAAAGATCCCACTAGTAGAGATTGTTGCCTCGTTTGGGAGCTGCTAGCAAAGTGTCTCCTTGACATGGCTGCTGAA GGGCTAATTGAAGAGGCTGATATTGATACGTTCAATTTGCCTCAATACAATCCTTTCATCGAAGAAGTAAAAACCATTGTTGAAAAAGAGGGATCCTTTGTTATTGATCGACTGGAAACGTTTGAAGTCAATTTGGATGCCAATGACAAcgaggaaaacaaaaattacgTGTTTGACAAGTTTACATGTGGACAAAATGTGTCACGTAGCTATAGGGCGATTTCAGAATCCTTGCTTGCTGATCACTTTGGAGAGGCAATCATAGATGATTTATTTGAGAGGTACGCAGAGCGTATCGGTGAGCATCTTTCcatggagaagataaagaatttCAACATCCTAATTTCAATGGAAAGGAAATGA